Proteins encoded in a region of the Eretmochelys imbricata isolate rEreImb1 chromosome 10, rEreImb1.hap1, whole genome shotgun sequence genome:
- the SSTR5 gene encoding somatostatin receptor type 5, giving the protein MDPLYFSSAFGMEVSAQDVNSSSLMNMTGNRTMPGLPVSKDVHTVLISIIYLLVCAIGLSGNTLVIYVVLRYAKMKTVTNIYILNLAVADVLFMLGLPFLATQNAISYWPFGSFWCRLVMTVDGINQFTSIFCLTVMSMDRYLAVVHPIKSTKWRRPRVAKLISTTVWTFSFLVVLPVIIFSDVQEHLHTCNMNWPEPVNIWSAAFIIYTSVLGFFGPLMVICLCYLLIVIKVKSSGVRVGSTRRRRSERKVTRMVVIIVVVFVFCWLPFYILNIVNLISTLPEEPGLLGVYFFVVVLSYANSCANPILYGFLSDNFKQSFQKVLCLRKGNGVEDGDPTKHRQENSSRLQEAMLTQRNMEFNGHMQTSKV; this is encoded by the coding sequence aTGGATCCTTTATATTTTTCCAGTGCTTTTGGCATGGAGGTCAGTGCCCAAGATGTAAATTCTTCCTCACTGATGAACATGACGGGGAATAGGACTATGCCAGGACTGCCTGTGTCCAAAGACGTTCACACAGTTCTTATCTCTATCATATATCTCCTTGTATGTGCAATCGGACTCAGTGGGAACACCTTGGTCATTTATGTGGTTTTGCGTTATGCCAAGATGAAAACAGTCACCAACATTTACATCTTGAATTTAGCAGTAGCCGATGTACTCTTTATGCTTGGCTTGCCGTTCCTGGCTACTCAGAACGCCATCTCTTACTGGCCCTTTGGCTCCTTTTGGTGTCGGCTCGTTATGACCGTAGACGGCATTAATCAATTCACCAGTATCTTTTGCTTGACTGTCATGAGTATGGATCGCTACCTTGCAGTAGTTCATCCCATCAAGTCCACCAAATGGCGGCGTCCAAGGGTGGCCAAACTGATCAGTACAACAGTCTGGACTTTCTCATTCTTGGTGGTTCTTCCAGTCATTATATTTTCAGATGTTCAGGAACACCTTCACACCTGCAACATGAACTGGCCAGAGCCAGTAAACATATGGTCAGCAGCCTTCATCATTTACACGTCGGTTTTAGGATTTTTTGGACCCCTGATGGTGATCTGCCTCTGCTACTTGCTGATCGTGATTAAGGTCAAGTCTTCTGGGGTCCGAGTTGGGTCTACAAGGCGCAGACGGTcagagaggaaagtgaccaggatgGTGGTCATCATTGTGGTTGTCTTTGTGTTTTGCTGGCTCCCATTTTATATACTGAACATTGTTAATTTGATATCCACCTTGCCAGAAGAACCTGGGTTACTTGGTGTTTACTTCTTTGTGGTGGTTCTGTCCTATGCAAACAGCTGTGCCAATCCCATACTTTATGGATTTCTCTCTGACAACTTCAAGCAGAGTTTTCAGAAAGTTTTATGTCTCCGGAAGGGGAATGGTGTTGAAGACGGAGATCCAACCAAGCACAGGCAGGAGAACAGCAGCCGCTTGCAAGAAGCAATGCTAACCCAGAGAAACATGGAATTCAATGGACATATGCAAACAAGTAAGGTGTAA